In Paenibacillus sonchi, a single genomic region encodes these proteins:
- a CDS encoding LysM peptidoglycan-binding domain-containing protein: MKIHMVKSGDTLYALSQKYGVPLQKIIEANPQISNPDVLAVGDKVKIPAATVPVPENNEVYYKHTVKQGDTLWKLSKAWGIKLKDMIDANTHLKNPNALLVGEIVNIPKKGDPVAVEPQSAANAIIDKTKLGAKDYTGVKEQPPAEVSPVTTNLPAPAPNKEPEVAPIINKVPEVSPVVNKVPEVSPVVNKVPEVSPVVNKAPEVSPAVNKVPEVSPIVNKAPEVSPVVNKVPEVLPVVNKAPEVLPVANKAPEVLPAASKAPEVLPVHEMIHESQSLFVQISVPAQEAMTYEMPPQGKSKSGVEPAYFQENKPSSCDDSFGYPGLSTNPYFMDSPTAYPYYEPMAVMGMNSAPDFVQPASYMQDCPSPYGLYSATEFPGAWYPNTAPIYENISPVSENLSYVMPQYSEPSMNLPWPSCGCGAEMPVQSVQPYSYEQPMFNNYPGYMQPMPGMSSPYGIDMSPQAYSVAPSTFAAPMVSSIPAYPVYPGMENHAHNRVPEIQEPEFFQQETTPVAVAERSEPAVISKDSTKPSAAKVKTSGLPANASSKSSAKQRTSQNARKNKTKKSKNPWISN, translated from the coding sequence GTGAAAATACACATGGTCAAATCAGGCGATACGCTGTATGCCTTATCGCAAAAGTACGGGGTGCCGCTGCAAAAAATCATCGAGGCTAACCCGCAGATCAGCAATCCTGATGTGCTTGCCGTTGGGGATAAGGTGAAAATCCCTGCGGCTACGGTACCCGTTCCGGAGAATAATGAGGTCTATTACAAACATACTGTCAAGCAAGGCGATACCTTGTGGAAGCTGTCCAAAGCATGGGGAATTAAACTGAAGGATATGATTGATGCCAATACACATTTGAAGAATCCCAATGCCCTCTTGGTTGGTGAAATTGTCAATATCCCCAAAAAGGGAGATCCTGTTGCTGTTGAGCCCCAGTCCGCAGCCAATGCTATCATTGACAAAACAAAGCTGGGTGCTAAAGATTATACCGGCGTCAAAGAGCAGCCGCCTGCTGAGGTATCACCCGTCACAACGAATCTGCCGGCGCCTGCTCCAAACAAAGAGCCTGAAGTAGCTCCTATAATTAACAAAGTACCGGAAGTATCACCTGTCGTGAACAAAGTACCGGAAGTATCACCTGTCGTGAACAAAGTACCGGAAGTGTCACCTGTCGTGAACAAAGCACCGGAAGTGTCACCTGCCGTGAACAAAGTACCGGAAGTGTCGCCTATCGTGAACAAAGCACCGGAAGTATCACCTGTCGTGAACAAAGTACCGGAAGTGTTGCCTGTCGTGAACAAAGCACCAGAGGTACTGCCTGTCGCGAACAAAGCTCCAGAGGTGTTACCTGCCGCGAGCAAGGCACCGGAAGTGTTGCCAGTTCATGAAATGATTCATGAATCCCAGAGTTTGTTTGTGCAAATTTCAGTTCCGGCTCAGGAAGCGATGACCTATGAGATGCCTCCCCAGGGAAAATCCAAATCAGGGGTCGAGCCAGCTTACTTTCAGGAAAATAAGCCGTCGTCCTGCGACGATTCATTTGGCTACCCGGGCTTAAGCACAAATCCATATTTCATGGATTCTCCAACGGCATATCCGTACTATGAACCTATGGCTGTAATGGGAATGAACTCGGCCCCGGACTTTGTCCAGCCGGCAAGCTATATGCAGGATTGTCCTTCCCCATATGGCCTGTATTCGGCAACGGAGTTCCCGGGAGCCTGGTACCCGAACACAGCGCCGATCTATGAGAACATCAGTCCTGTCAGTGAAAATTTATCATATGTTATGCCTCAGTACAGCGAACCGTCCATGAATCTGCCATGGCCATCATGCGGTTGTGGTGCAGAGATGCCGGTACAATCAGTTCAACCGTATTCCTATGAGCAGCCCATGTTTAACAATTATCCCGGTTATATGCAGCCGATGCCAGGAATGAGCTCTCCATACGGAATAGATATGAGTCCGCAGGCGTATTCAGTAGCGCCAAGTACATTCGCAGCACCTATGGTCTCTAGTATTCCGGCGTATCCGGTGTACCCGGGAATGGAGAACCATGCGCATAACAGGGTGCCTGAAATTCAGGAGCCTGAATTTTTTCAGCAGGAGACAACTCCAGTAGCAGTGGCAGAACGTTCTGAACCTGCGGTGATCAGTAAAGACAGTACCAAACCGTCTGCAGCAAAAGTTAAGACATCAGGTCTGCCCGCCAACGCCAGCAGCAAAAGTTCTGCGAAACAGCGCACCAGCCAGAATGCCCGTAAAAACAAAACGAAAAAAAGCAAAAATCCATGGATTTCGAACTAA
- the ilvE gene encoding branched-chain-amino-acid transaminase, with the protein MAEQWIYLDGQHVTKENAKVSVFDHGFLYGDGIFEGIRIYNGNIFKCKEHLDRLYDSAKSIMLDIPLTYDEMLEAMAETIRLNDMRNGYIRLIVSRGPGNLGLDPRRCPKASVIIIVEQLAIYPEQAYLNGLRAVSVSQRRNIPDALNPKIKSLNYLNNILVKIQSNLAEADEAIMMNAQGYVTEGSGDNIFIVKRGIVYTPPCYLGALEGITRLAIIELCGKLGLTLKEEPFTMHDVYIADEVFFTGTAAEVIAAREIDGRVIGAGHAGPITLQLLEEFRNVVDKDGYKVWE; encoded by the coding sequence ATGGCTGAGCAATGGATCTATCTGGATGGACAACACGTAACGAAGGAAAATGCAAAGGTATCCGTGTTTGATCACGGATTTCTATACGGAGACGGTATATTCGAAGGCATCCGTATCTACAACGGCAATATTTTTAAATGCAAGGAGCATCTGGACAGACTCTATGATTCAGCCAAGTCCATTATGCTGGATATCCCGCTGACTTATGACGAAATGCTGGAAGCTATGGCTGAAACGATACGTCTCAATGATATGCGCAATGGATATATCCGCCTGATCGTTTCCCGCGGCCCCGGCAATCTGGGTCTGGACCCCCGCCGCTGTCCCAAAGCCAGTGTCATCATTATTGTTGAACAGCTGGCCATTTATCCGGAGCAGGCCTATCTGAACGGACTTCGTGCAGTTTCCGTCTCCCAGCGCCGCAATATTCCGGATGCGCTCAACCCTAAGATCAAATCGCTGAACTATCTCAACAACATCCTCGTCAAAATTCAGTCCAATCTGGCGGAAGCCGACGAAGCGATCATGATGAATGCCCAGGGGTATGTAACCGAGGGTTCAGGAGATAATATTTTTATTGTCAAAAGAGGCATAGTCTACACGCCGCCGTGCTACCTGGGCGCACTGGAAGGTATTACCCGTCTGGCAATCATCGAGCTATGCGGCAAGCTGGGACTGACTCTGAAAGAAGAGCCGTTTACTATGCATGACGTGTATATTGCAGATGAAGTTTTCTTCACCGGCACAGCTGCCGAAGTGATTGCGGCACGGGAAATCGACGGCCGCGTTATCGGCGCAGGGCATGCAGGCCCTATTACGCTGCAGCTGCTTGAAGAGTTCCGCAATGTTGTTGATAAGGACGGCTATAAAGTTTGGGAATGA
- the pheA gene encoding prephenate dehydratase: protein MKSIAVLPQGSVSHEALLHLFGDEPVNIEHHKLISNVFLATANGATDFSVIPIENTIEGSVSLHIDWLINEVNLPMQAEWIFPSIQNLISNPKEFVDAEGHKDYSKVVKILSHPVAMAQCLQFIRNHAPWAELESVGSTSEAVEIVSNNPGKGWAAIGTALGAATHGLEVVERQVTDHNNNYTRFVLVGHQKLELPRKSSGDKTSILVTLPEDFPGALHQVLAAFAWRRLNLSRIESRPTKKKLGTYYFYIDVMEPIESVLLPAAIEEIKALGCQVRILGSYPTYTYEEEKAEVQ, encoded by the coding sequence ATGAAATCAATAGCAGTGTTGCCGCAGGGCTCGGTGTCGCATGAAGCGCTGCTGCATTTATTCGGTGATGAGCCTGTAAATATTGAGCATCATAAGCTAATCTCCAATGTATTTCTGGCTACGGCCAATGGAGCGACGGACTTCAGCGTGATTCCGATTGAGAATACTATTGAAGGTTCGGTAAGTCTGCATATTGACTGGCTCATCAATGAAGTGAACCTGCCTATGCAGGCGGAGTGGATTTTCCCTTCTATACAGAATCTTATCAGTAATCCCAAGGAATTTGTGGACGCTGAGGGCCATAAGGATTACAGTAAAGTGGTCAAAATCCTTTCTCATCCCGTTGCCATGGCGCAATGCCTGCAATTTATCCGTAATCACGCTCCCTGGGCCGAACTGGAGTCCGTCGGAAGCACATCCGAAGCCGTGGAGATTGTTTCGAACAATCCCGGCAAAGGCTGGGCGGCGATCGGCACAGCTCTTGGTGCGGCTACGCATGGGCTTGAGGTTGTAGAACGGCAGGTGACAGACCATAATAACAATTACACGCGGTTTGTGCTTGTTGGACATCAGAAGCTGGAGCTTCCCCGGAAGAGCAGCGGTGACAAGACTAGCATCCTGGTGACCCTGCCGGAAGATTTTCCCGGAGCGCTCCATCAGGTGCTGGCTGCATTTGCTTGGCGGCGGCTGAATTTATCACGTATAGAGTCACGGCCGACCAAGAAGAAATTAGGTACTTATTATTTTTATATTGATGTGATGGAACCGATCGAATCGGTCCTGCTGCCTGCGGCGATTGAAGAGATCAAAGCCTTGGGCTGCCAGGTGCGGATTCTGGGCTCGTATCCCACATACACCTATGAGGAAGAGAAAGCGGAGGTGCAGTAA
- the thrB gene encoding homoserine kinase, giving the protein MSMYGRSRVKVPASTANLGPGFDTLGMALSLYAWIEMEESAETEFHLYGDEMAGVAKDKSNLLYQVAQMVFSEAGVVVPELSITMYSDIPLTRGLGSSASAIVGGMAAANAMIGSPLSNAKLFDMATALEKHPDNVGASLFGGIITAVWDGEHADYIRIEPPEELEILVVIPEFELSTTKARGVLPSQITVGDAVHNISRTSLLTAALAAGRLDLIGRAMQDRLHQPYRAPLVPGMEKLLAEAAGHGALGIALSGAGPTLLCMVDRQESRKPELELFLKQTMEEHGIPARTCWLPPSSSGVAVEQIETNQMQNRSFLDMIKGEKQL; this is encoded by the coding sequence ATGAGTATGTACGGAAGGTCTAGAGTTAAAGTACCCGCCAGCACTGCTAATCTGGGGCCGGGATTTGATACGCTGGGCATGGCGCTTTCACTATATGCCTGGATTGAAATGGAGGAATCTGCAGAGACCGAATTTCATCTTTACGGAGACGAAATGGCAGGTGTGGCCAAGGATAAAAGCAATTTGCTTTATCAGGTAGCACAAATGGTTTTTTCGGAAGCCGGGGTAGTCGTTCCGGAGCTTTCCATCACCATGTACTCGGATATTCCGCTTACCCGCGGACTGGGCAGCAGCGCTTCAGCGATTGTCGGCGGAATGGCGGCGGCCAATGCCATGATTGGTTCCCCCTTGAGTAACGCCAAACTGTTCGATATGGCCACAGCCCTGGAAAAGCATCCGGATAATGTGGGCGCCTCGCTCTTTGGCGGCATCATCACAGCCGTGTGGGACGGTGAGCATGCGGATTACATCCGGATTGAGCCTCCCGAGGAGCTTGAGATTCTTGTAGTCATACCTGAATTCGAGCTGTCGACCACCAAAGCGCGCGGGGTGCTTCCATCTCAGATCACGGTGGGGGATGCTGTTCATAATATCAGCCGGACCTCGCTGTTAACGGCTGCCCTGGCGGCAGGCCGGCTCGATCTGATCGGCCGCGCCATGCAGGACCGCTTGCATCAGCCTTACCGGGCACCATTAGTGCCCGGGATGGAGAAGCTGCTGGCCGAGGCGGCAGGGCATGGTGCACTGGGCATTGCGCTGAGCGGTGCCGGGCCGACGCTGCTGTGCATGGTTGACCGGCAGGAGAGCCGCAAGCCGGAGCTGGAGCTTTTTCTGAAGCAAACGATGGAGGAGCATGGTATCCCTGCGCGGACCTGCTGGCTGCCGCCTAGTTCATCCGGTGTGGCCGTAGAACAGATTGAAACAAACCAGATGCAAAACAGATCATTTTTGGATATGATAAAAGGAGAAAAACAGTTATGA
- a CDS encoding homoserine dehydrogenase codes for MKPVKVGLLGLGTVGTGVVRIVEGNQEDLSSQVGSPILIERIAVKNTEKPRDIEVDAAAITDDPWDVIRDPEIDVIVEVMGGIAGTKEYILEALERGKHIVTANKDLMALHGSEILAKAQEKQCDVFYEASVAGGIPIIRTLIEGFSSDKIVKIMGIVNGTTNYILSKMSQEGASYHDVLKEAQELGYAESDPTSDVEGLDAARKMAILGTLGFRTNVELSDVSVSGISGVSKEDIAFAKRLGYEMKLLGIAESHEDEFSISVQPTMIRTGHPIASVNGVYNAVYVYGQAVGETMFYGAGAGAMPTATSIVADLVAVIKNLKLGVNGLKQIVPYKQKKLKSDEDIFYKNFLLLHVDDKAGVLAKITQVFAEYDVSLDSVVQQANPSNPDAEIIIVTHNASKASMNKVMRHLEQLKVIHRIKSHYRVEG; via the coding sequence ATGAAGCCGGTCAAAGTGGGGTTGCTGGGTCTGGGTACAGTGGGTACGGGTGTAGTCCGTATCGTGGAAGGGAATCAGGAGGATCTGAGCAGCCAGGTGGGCTCCCCGATTCTCATTGAACGCATTGCCGTTAAGAATACTGAGAAACCCCGGGATATCGAAGTGGATGCGGCTGCTATCACCGATGATCCCTGGGACGTTATCCGCGACCCGGAGATTGACGTCATCGTGGAAGTGATGGGGGGAATCGCGGGAACGAAGGAATACATTCTGGAGGCGCTGGAACGCGGCAAGCATATCGTGACGGCCAACAAGGACCTGATGGCTCTTCATGGCTCGGAGATTCTTGCGAAGGCGCAGGAGAAGCAATGCGATGTGTTTTATGAGGCCAGTGTGGCAGGAGGCATTCCGATTATCCGCACGCTTATCGAAGGCTTTTCCTCTGATAAAATCGTGAAGATCATGGGCATCGTAAACGGGACCACCAATTACATACTGAGCAAAATGAGCCAGGAAGGCGCATCCTATCATGATGTGCTGAAGGAAGCACAAGAACTCGGATATGCTGAATCGGACCCGACCTCCGACGTCGAAGGCCTGGATGCTGCACGCAAAATGGCTATTCTCGGCACACTTGGCTTCCGGACCAACGTGGAGCTGAGTGATGTCAGTGTCAGCGGCATTTCCGGAGTGAGCAAGGAGGATATCGCTTTTGCCAAAAGGCTGGGGTACGAAATGAAGCTGCTGGGCATTGCCGAGAGTCATGAGGATGAATTCAGCATCAGCGTGCAGCCGACAATGATCCGGACCGGTCACCCGATCGCTTCCGTCAACGGTGTGTATAATGCGGTATATGTATACGGTCAGGCTGTTGGAGAAACGATGTTTTACGGTGCAGGAGCAGGCGCTATGCCTACAGCTACATCCATTGTAGCGGATCTGGTCGCCGTTATTAAGAACCTGAAGCTGGGCGTTAACGGGCTGAAGCAGATTGTGCCTTACAAACAGAAGAAGCTCAAGAGTGACGAAGACATCTTTTATAAGAATTTTCTGCTGCTGCATGTAGATGATAAGGCCGGTGTACTGGCCAAAATTACGCAGGTATTCGCGGAGTATGATGTCAGTCTTGATTCGGTGGTGCAGCAAGCCAATCCGAGTAATCCGGATGCGGAGATTATTATTGTGACGCACAATGCCAGCAAGGCGAGTATGAATAAAGTAATGCGGCATCTGGAGCAGCTTAAAGTCATTCACCGGATTAAGAGCCACTATCGGGTAGAAGGCTAA
- a CDS encoding ACT domain-containing protein — MKERYYLVREDILPDAVLKTMQVKQLLEAGDAKTVHEGVEQVGLSRSAFYKYKDGIHLIHQLERERIVTISIDLEHESGMLSKVLGSVAVHGANVLTIHQSIPLQGRANVVISVEISHLNEELGDMLDSLKAIPGVKRALIIGQG; from the coding sequence GTGAAAGAACGCTATTATTTGGTCCGTGAGGACATATTGCCTGACGCTGTGCTAAAGACCATGCAGGTCAAACAGCTGCTTGAGGCAGGTGATGCCAAGACGGTACATGAGGGTGTAGAACAGGTTGGGCTTAGCCGCAGTGCATTTTATAAATATAAGGATGGCATTCATTTAATCCATCAGCTGGAACGGGAGCGTATTGTCACGATCTCCATTGATCTGGAGCATGAATCGGGTATGCTGTCCAAGGTGTTGGGGTCAGTTGCTGTCCATGGTGCCAATGTGCTGACGATTCACCAGAGTATTCCCTTGCAGGGGCGGGCCAATGTGGTTATCTCTGTGGAAATTTCGCATTTGAACGAAGAATTAGGCGACATGCTGGACAGCCTGAAGGCGATACCCGGAGTGAAGCGGGCTTTGATTATCGGGCAGGGGTAA
- a CDS encoding SPFH domain-containing protein, translated as MAIIEVVKYDGPPGVFAWKYPNQELGTWTQLIVNESQEAILFKGGQALDSFTAGRHTLSTANIPLLSNLVNLPFGGKSPFTAEIWYVNKLNSMNVKWGTSAPLQLQDPKYKMMIAVRAFGQFGVRIEEPRKFLLKLVGTLPQFDQSTMLSYFRGLLMSNINELISTYLVHKKISILEINAYVSEISKHIQGRLASTFLESGIELNNFYIDSISIPDDDPATVRLKEALAKKAEMDIIGFTYQQERSFNTMEEAAGNPGSIGAGMVNTGLGLGMGLGFAGPASEMMNRMTRGIMEGGASAAGSTVKTCPSCGAGNSAEARFCSGCGRSLQQPQPEGTPADRTACRNCGEEVVPGAKFCPHCGTSVIIPCAGCGHVLQPGQKFCPECGTRAG; from the coding sequence ATGGCAATCATTGAAGTTGTAAAATATGACGGGCCTCCTGGCGTATTTGCCTGGAAGTATCCGAACCAGGAACTGGGAACGTGGACGCAGCTGATCGTCAATGAATCCCAAGAAGCGATTTTGTTCAAGGGCGGTCAGGCGCTGGACTCATTTACCGCAGGGAGACACACGCTCAGCACAGCGAACATCCCGCTTCTCTCGAATCTGGTGAACCTTCCTTTCGGCGGCAAATCGCCGTTTACTGCGGAAATTTGGTACGTGAACAAACTGAACTCCATGAACGTGAAGTGGGGGACCAGCGCACCGCTTCAGCTTCAGGACCCGAAATATAAAATGATGATTGCTGTCCGCGCCTTTGGGCAGTTCGGTGTCAGAATCGAAGAACCGCGCAAGTTCTTGTTGAAGCTGGTCGGAACGCTGCCGCAGTTTGATCAGAGTACAATGCTTAGTTATTTCCGCGGGCTGCTGATGTCCAATATCAACGAGCTGATCTCTACCTACCTGGTCCACAAAAAAATCAGCATACTGGAGATTAATGCCTACGTATCGGAAATATCCAAGCATATTCAAGGCCGGCTGGCTTCAACCTTTCTGGAGAGCGGAATTGAGCTGAATAACTTTTATATTGATTCCATTAGCATTCCCGATGATGATCCGGCAACGGTCCGGCTGAAGGAAGCTTTGGCCAAAAAAGCGGAAATGGACATTATCGGCTTCACCTACCAGCAGGAGCGCAGCTTCAATACCATGGAGGAGGCTGCCGGGAATCCGGGGAGTATCGGTGCAGGTATGGTGAATACAGGACTGGGTCTTGGGATGGGGCTTGGTTTTGCCGGTCCGGCTTCCGAGATGATGAACCGGATGACCAGAGGCATCATGGAAGGCGGGGCTTCCGCAGCGGGCAGCACAGTCAAGACATGTCCAAGCTGCGGCGCGGGCAATTCTGCTGAGGCCCGTTTCTGCAGCGGCTGCGGCCGCAGCCTTCAGCAGCCGCAGCCGGAAGGCACTCCCGCTGACCGCACGGCTTGCCGGAATTGTGGGGAGGAGGTCGTGCCCGGCGCCAAGTTCTGTCCGCACTGCGGAACGAGCGTGATTATACCATGTGCAGGTTGCGGGCATGTGCTGCAGCCGGGCCAGAAGTTTTGTCCGGAGTGTGGAACAAGGGCCGGATAA
- the obgE gene encoding GTPase ObgE: MFVDKAKIYVKGGDGGDGLVAFRREKYVPEGGPAGGDGGRGGDVIFRVDEGLRTLMDFRYQRHFKADRGVKGRNKSQHGANAEHMIVRIPPGTVLIDDDTKEVIADMTRHGQQVVVARGGRGGRGNIRFATAANPAPELAENGEEGQERYIVMELKVMADVGLVGFPSVGKSTLLSVVSAAQPKIGAYHFTTITPNLGVVDVGDGRSFVMADLPGLIEGASEGVGLGHEFLRHVERTRIIIHVVDMSGSEGRDPFEDWVKINDELRQYNAGLMDRPQIVAANKMDMPESEANLAAFREQVSELRPDLEIMPISSLTRQGVQELLYRATDLLDSIPVAPVVEEVAETKERKVYKLEAEEDNSFTITRDNDAFVVSSPRIERMLKRMQLSTHDAILKLARTLRHMGVDAELRKRGAVEGTIVRIADFEFEFVENSSYY, encoded by the coding sequence ATGTTCGTAGATAAAGCTAAGATTTATGTAAAAGGCGGCGACGGCGGCGACGGCCTGGTGGCTTTCCGCCGGGAGAAATATGTGCCGGAAGGCGGGCCGGCCGGCGGTGACGGCGGACGCGGTGGAGATGTGATCTTCCGTGTGGATGAAGGTTTGCGCACATTGATGGATTTCCGTTATCAACGCCATTTCAAGGCGGACCGCGGAGTAAAAGGGCGCAACAAAAGCCAGCACGGGGCGAACGCCGAGCATATGATCGTACGCATCCCTCCGGGAACCGTATTGATCGACGACGATACCAAGGAAGTCATTGCCGACATGACCCGTCACGGCCAGCAGGTAGTGGTTGCACGCGGCGGCCGGGGCGGCCGGGGGAATATCCGGTTCGCCACAGCGGCCAATCCGGCTCCTGAATTGGCGGAGAATGGGGAAGAAGGCCAGGAGCGCTATATCGTGATGGAACTGAAGGTGATGGCGGATGTGGGGCTTGTGGGCTTTCCAAGCGTCGGCAAGTCCACCCTGCTCTCCGTCGTTTCCGCTGCACAGCCGAAGATCGGTGCGTATCACTTCACAACCATTACTCCGAATTTAGGTGTGGTGGATGTAGGGGATGGCCGCAGCTTTGTCATGGCCGATCTGCCGGGACTGATTGAAGGAGCAAGCGAGGGTGTAGGTCTCGGACATGAATTCCTGCGGCATGTGGAACGCACCCGGATCATCATCCATGTTGTGGATATGTCCGGCTCCGAAGGGCGCGATCCCTTTGAGGATTGGGTGAAGATTAATGACGAACTGAGGCAGTACAACGCCGGTCTCATGGACCGTCCGCAGATCGTAGCAGCCAATAAGATGGATATGCCTGAATCGGAGGCGAATCTGGCTGCATTCCGCGAGCAGGTATCGGAGCTTCGGCCGGATCTGGAAATTATGCCGATTTCTTCACTTACCCGTCAGGGAGTACAGGAGCTGCTCTACCGGGCGACGGATCTTCTCGACAGCATCCCGGTGGCTCCGGTTGTGGAAGAAGTAGCAGAGACCAAAGAACGCAAGGTCTACAAGCTCGAGGCGGAAGAGGACAACTCCTTCACCATTACGCGGGATAACGATGCCTTTGTGGTCAGCAGCCCGCGGATTGAGCGGATGCTGAAGCGGATGCAGCTCAGCACACATGATGCCATACTTAAGCTCGCGCGCACACTGCGCCACATGGGTGTGGATGCTGAACTGCGCAAACGTGGTGCGGTGGAAGGGACTATTGTCCGGATCGCTGATTTCGAATTCGAGTTCGTGGAGAACAGCAGTTATTATTAA
- a CDS encoding Spo0B domain-containing protein, which produces MKSWKWLIWAVMLSVMLPLGLLYWHTSLLTCLLLAVWIAAVLAYSFFYNRRHFEEELRLQEKTLQQAANRTLNHHRHDWMNDLQVLYGYIQLGKPDKSLECVGRIKERIALDSRIAKLGIPSLVFYLQSFRTFRSSLELEVQVEEGLQLENKLSPDTGEELTQVIMQTVRAYQYSGLAPEGDTRKLLLGFAQDGGDILISFESEGDHGDPELLQGQIYNIVQGKIIKAEQSGRGKPNVELRLPLGM; this is translated from the coding sequence ATGAAATCCTGGAAATGGTTGATCTGGGCAGTCATGTTATCCGTAATGCTTCCTTTAGGCCTCTTGTATTGGCATACTTCCCTTTTGACATGCCTGCTGCTTGCCGTATGGATAGCTGCGGTGCTTGCTTACAGCTTTTTTTACAACCGGCGTCATTTTGAAGAGGAGCTGCGCCTACAGGAGAAGACTTTACAGCAGGCGGCGAACCGGACACTTAATCATCACCGGCATGACTGGATGAATGATCTGCAGGTGCTTTACGGATATATCCAGCTCGGCAAGCCTGATAAATCCTTGGAGTGTGTGGGAAGAATAAAGGAGCGGATTGCCTTGGACAGCCGTATCGCTAAGCTCGGCATTCCTTCGCTTGTGTTCTATTTGCAGTCCTTCCGCACCTTCAGAAGCAGCCTGGAGCTGGAAGTGCAGGTAGAAGAAGGACTGCAGCTGGAGAATAAGCTCAGCCCGGACACGGGGGAAGAGCTGACACAGGTGATTATGCAGACGGTGAGGGCTTATCAGTACAGCGGACTCGCCCCGGAGGGCGATACACGGAAGCTTCTGCTCGGTTTTGCACAGGATGGAGGAGACATTCTGATCTCTTTCGAAAGCGAGGGGGATCATGGCGATCCCGAGCTGCTGCAGGGGCAAATTTATAATATAGTACAAGGGAAAATTATCAAAGCAGAGCAGTCTGGAAGGGGTAAACCCAATGTAGAGCTTCGGCTGCCTCTGGGAATGTAA
- the rpmA gene encoding 50S ribosomal protein L27: MLKLDLQLFASKKGVGSTKNGRDSHSKRLGVKRADGQAVTGGNILVRQRGTKIHPGTNVGIGKDDTLFALVDGVVKFERWGRDRKKVSVYPVDVAPVAAALEA, translated from the coding sequence ATGTTGAAATTGGATCTTCAATTGTTCGCATCGAAAAAGGGTGTAGGTTCCACCAAGAACGGACGTGATTCCCACTCCAAACGTCTTGGCGTGAAACGTGCTGACGGTCAGGCAGTTACCGGCGGCAACATCCTGGTTCGTCAACGCGGAACCAAAATCCACCCGGGCACAAACGTAGGCATCGGCAAAGATGACACCTTGTTCGCTCTGGTTGATGGTGTAGTGAAGTTCGAACGTTGGGGACGCGATCGCAAAAAAGTGAGCGTGTACCCGGTTGATGTCGCTCCGGTAGCAGCGGCACTGGAAGCGTAA
- a CDS encoding ribosomal-processing cysteine protease Prp, whose product MINVRITRASAQGAIVGFAVKGHANYAEIGRDIVCAGVSTVTVGTVNSIESLTGVVLDTSMKDGFLSGTLVPVDDPEVSAKVQLLLESMVLMLGDIADSYGKYIKIQEVII is encoded by the coding sequence ATGATTAACGTGCGGATTACACGGGCTTCTGCTCAAGGTGCGATTGTCGGTTTTGCTGTTAAAGGGCATGCGAACTACGCAGAGATCGGCAGGGATATCGTCTGCGCCGGTGTTTCCACCGTCACGGTTGGAACGGTGAATTCGATTGAAAGTCTGACAGGCGTTGTTCTGGATACTTCGATGAAGGATGGTTTTCTAAGCGGAACCCTGGTTCCGGTGGACGATCCCGAAGTTTCTGCCAAGGTTCAGCTATTGCTGGAATCCATGGTGCTTATGCTCGGTGATATCGCAGATTCATACGGGAAGTATATTAAGATACAGGAAGTCATTATTTAA